A stretch of DNA from Malus sylvestris chromosome 9, drMalSylv7.2, whole genome shotgun sequence:
TCaaatgcaccggatcccatcagaactccgaagttaagtgcgtttgggcgagagtagtactaggatgggtgatctcatgggaagtcctcgtgttgcatcccccacAGCcagaaaaggctttgttgtgttgtgttgttgttgtatgctAACACTTTGATGGATTGTTGTGGTTCTATCTAGCATAGTTAAGTCCTAGATTATAACATCTAAAGTTTCCTGCAGGCTCGACCTTTGCTTAGTCAAGCACTAGAAGGCGAAGACTTAGAAGGGTTGGCAGATCCAAGGCTGGAAAAGAATTACGTCGAGAATGAAATGTTTAGAATGATTGAGGCGGCTTCAGCTTGTGTGCGTCATTCAGCTACGAAAAGGCCACGAATGAGACAGGTACCTACAGAATATTGGATGACACTTGCCCACATTTTATTTCGACTGCAGAGAACTAATAATCTTTCCCGCTATGCTAGGTGGTAAGGGCTTTCGACTCCTTGGATGAATTCTCAGATCTCAGTAATGGAATGAAACCTGGCGAGAGCGAAATCTTTAATTCTGCAGAACACTCTGCACAAATTAGAATGTTTCAGAGGATGGCATTCGGCAGTGAAGACAACAGTACGAGTTTTTTCAATCAAAGTCAGAGCAGCTGGAAAAGTAGAGACTCCCGAGAGCAAGGGTACCAAAATCAGAGAAGCTGGGCGAGTAGAGACTCTCGGGAGCACGGGGATCAAACTCAGAGCAGCTGGAGTCGAGACCAGAGAGACCCGAGAAACCCCAGTACCGCGATGTCCATAGATAGATCTGGGATATGGAACAACTGAGAGTTCAACCAACCGTTTGAGCCAGGGTAGGCTGTGTTGTGTTGCTCGTTTCTTGTAAATCTTACACAAATCATATCATTTTCCATTTATTTTTGTGTTCTCTGCTAACATGATTTTGTTGACAGGATCCCAATTTCTGTattctttttgtgattttgattcATTGATACAGTATATTGTATGTATCTTATttgaaatatataattttatctgAATGATCCTTCTCTCCAAATACATGCATTATAGCTTTTCAATGTACGGGTGCATCAAATGTTATGATACAAGTagttgaaatatttttttctccTCGACCATGTGGCTAAGATTAAGATAAGATAAAATGCGGGCCCTACATGCATTCGTTGAAATCTATATCCTATCTCCTAGTTATAGATGACTGACACttgtatatattttatttttgccatTTAGTTCAGCGGTAAGATCAAAATAAAGTCGGATGGGGTGGGCTCCACATGCATTAACAGTGAAAACTCCTGCATGCATTAACGTTGAAATCTATACCTATCTCTTAGTTATTGATGACCGACGCttgtatatattttatttttgccatTTAGTTCAGCTGTAAGATCAAAATAAAGTCAGATGGTGTGGGGCTCCACATGCATTAACGGTGAAAACTCCTGCATGCATTAACGTTGAAATCTATATCCTATCTCCTAGTTATTGATGACCGGcacttttatatattttgtttttgccATTTAGTTAAGACGTAAGATCAAAATAAAGTGGGACGGTGTGGACTCCAAATGCATTATTGTTGAAAACTCTATTTATAGTACCAATCTCAATCCCACCATCCAACATTCATTTCTTGGAGAGAGATCATCGTCGGATCCTCCAATTACATTCATTCATCGTGTATTGTgcagtcagttttcgtcaggtactgtttatattcaattttaaataaaaaaattataataatttctaactatacgatgtacgatgaacatataTGATTTGAGAATTCccgaatcctcacaaagaggatccttacTCCATTTCttgtatcaaaagaaaaatcGGAATAACTTTTgggttgtgattttcacacacccttaacTACTTTTCCCACACCCTCCCTATTTTTTAAATGCTTAATTGGTATCCTACTATTTAATCTTCCATATATACCCCTCCCTATTTAATCTTTCattaaggggtgtgctatccacacaccccattttacttctcacatattccatgataatttatgtcctttgatcttcttcaattcattcgatccgacggtcaaaaattaaaaaggtgtgtgagaagtaaaatgggatgtgtggatatcacaccccttcatTAATTACCATAAAAAAGTAGGAAAGATATATATGGAAGATTAAATGTAGGATACCAATTAAGTATTAAAAAATAGAAAGGGGTGTGAGAAAAGTAGTTAAGGttgtgtgaaaatcacaacccTAACTTTTTATTCGGGGCGACACGTCAACCACAAATATAGAATAAAATATAACTGTTTGCTTAACggtattatttttaaaatatgaagAATTCTGGACGCAGTTGCAACCTTCCAAAGAATATGATTTTTGGCCCATCAAAGTTTGCCAAATGTACTAACAACCAAGTTGGGTTTTGACGAACAGAGAAGTGTCACAGTTTACTTACTACCCTCGTGCTTTCATCTAATCTTCTCCAACTACCATCGCACAAAATAGAAAGCTGCATCCCTTTTGAGCCGCTATTGTTGTTTATATCTAGTGTTGCATGAgactttagagagagaaaataagagagagagagagagagagagagagagagagagagagagagagagagagagagatggcaaTGGAAGAAATGGAAGTCCCAAAACATTTGATGTCCTCTTCAGGGGAGGAACATAAAATCTGTGTCAAAAATGCATTCAGCTGCAGTTTAGATGCAAGAGATAGGAGGCTGGTTTGTGTGACCAGTGGGAATTCTCACTTGGGTTCTAACATAGTTAGGGCTCTATTGGCCCGGGGTTATTTGGTCCGAGTTACCATTCAAAACGAAGGTACTTACCCATTTATATTTCGCGCATGACCCTCGAAATTTCGTTTTTGGCTTAccatgtttggttttggttttgttttctcAAACTATGTGCTGCGGGCAGTGGATTTTGAGGACATGAAGAAGCTAATGAGAGGTGAAGAGATAAGCCAGTTGGAGTGCGTGGTTGTGGCAAAGATGGGTGATTTGAATAGTCTCTGTGACGCCTTTAGAGGTTGCCATGCAATTTTTCACACCTCCTCTTTTATTGATCCACATGGTATCTCCGGTTATTCGGTAAGTTTGTCAAAGCAATGTGCTCGTTTCTTTGAACCGAGTTTGATTCACCTCCTCGTAGATTGGACTAGTTTATAATACTTTTCTGAGGTATTGCACAATATTAAACTATTGATCAGGAAAAAATGGCATTTCTTGAAACTGAAGGGGCAAGAAATGTAATTGAAGCTTGTGGGAGGGCAGCATATGCAAAGAGATGCATCTTCACTTCCTCTCTCCTTGCTGCCATCTGGACAGGTGAAAACTATGAAGAAAAGAAGATCATCGATGAGTATAGCTGGACCAATGTGGATTTCTGCAGAGAAAACAAGGTAtgcaaatataaatataaaaactttGAGGGCCTTTGAGTGAATTTTGTATTTGCTAATTGGTCGCaccaaataataattttaacaaATTCATCATTTTACTTTGACTGATAGCTTTGGTTAGCCCTAGGGAAGACCACAGCAGAGATGGCTTGTTGGAGGAAGTCCAAGGAAATGAAAGTCAATCTTGTTACTGTGTGCCCTGGCCTCCTAATGGATGCATCTCATCCAAATGCTCACATATCCACTTCCATACCATATCTTAAAGGCAAATCCTTTCGTTCTACGTATCAAAGATCTTAAAAATGAGACAAATTCTCTCGCCAAACAGTCTCAACATTTTAACATGAGACCACACATTTTAGCAGCAACAACTTAACATGTTAGATTGTGTGATAAAGAGAACTTCTCATCCAATACTTATTTTTGCATGTTTTTACACTCTTTCTATAGGTGGCAAGGCAATGTTCAAACACGGTCGCCTAGCTGTGGAGGACGTGAAGAAGGCGGCTGAGGCGCATGTCTGCGTTTATGAAGCGATGGACCATGGCGCCGGCGGGCGATACCTCAGCTTTGGGAAGGTTGTAACAAAAATGGCTGAAGCCATTGAGTTAGAGAATGGATTGAAGATTCATGGGTTGTTATCAGGAGAAGGACTTGAGGACTTGGGTGAAGAAACAGATGAAGAAGTACAAAGCATGCTTAGCAATGCAAAGCTTGCCAGATTGATTGGAGCTTCACAAAAGTTGtcttgcaagtagtggaggcaCTTGGCTGcatcatgagagagagagagagctaaaaCAAAATTATTGCCCTTTGGTCCTTGATAATTGAGTACCCTTCGTTATACTGTGAAagcatttttgtgttttttcttcttatttttgaTTGGATGGATGGGATATTTTATGCAAGACTAGCCATCCCATTTGTTGCAAGCACTTGAAaaggtggtgctatccacacactttttatttttatttttacacatatttttcaattttcgacCGTCAGTTCGAGTGAATTGAAGATGATCAAATGATAGGAATTAACAAAATGTGTGTAGAAAGTAAAAGTGAGTGCGTAGATAGCACCATTCTACTTGAAATAGGTCTCAATGTACGAGTCTTTTTACTATAAGCTAATAACATTTAATTTAGAGAATTATTATCGACACTTTAAAAACGTTTTCTTGTCACTTAGTGTTGtgatataataatatatttcttcacttgtaagtgagaggtcttatgttcgattctcgcacaaaaacaaatttgaaccacattattgctagcccgtcatgaggcttagcccactctccttacattatttgttaaaaaaaaggtatatgtcatttcttttattttttttataaatttttttgaagtgCGACCAACAGTTTCTAATAAATAACCTTgaactatgtttggatgaagaaaataaattaaaaattttgacagaagtcagaatttataaattgatatgCACCAATTCCCTTATTTGGATTTATAAACATAACAGTTTAGAATTTCTGCgtgaaaaaaaaacctttaaacTTGAAACCTCCAATttccaaatttaaattcaatgcGGGTGACATTTTCAAattctaaaaattcattatttctatttccgtcattttaaaattctttataATCTTAGATTTCAACATCCAAGCACATTACTACTTGACAAAGCGAAAGGAAATATTCAAAACAAACGGGTAAAATTTGGTGCCACGTGTCCAAAACTTGTTGGAGCTAATAGATCTGTGGTAAACCCAAAAGCCCAGCTCACCTAACATTAAGAAAACGTCCTCGAAACGACGTCGTTGACAGTCGGGTAATCCGTAGGCAAagataaagagagagaaaggaacagGAGAGTGGAGAGTTCGGTTGCGCAGCAAGAAAACAAACAGTCCCCAACTAGtgtgaatgtgtgtgtgtgtgatcgaAATTCGAAAGGAGGAACGAGAGGAATCAAATCAATCGATCAAGCGATCGAGAAATCAAGAAGTGAAGAaatggggggagagagagaggacccaCAGCAGCTCAAGAGAGCGGCGGCGGCGGCCTACGACTACGAGAACGACCCCAGGTGGGCCGACTACTGGTCCAACATCCTCATCCCTCCTCACATGTCCTCTCGCAGCGACGTCGTCGACCATTTTAAGCGCAAGTTCTACCAACGCTTTATCGTCCGTACTCtgtctttctctcttccttgtgCAGTTTCTTTAATTTGAGTGATTACTCACTATTAATTGGTTGTTGATTAGCATTTGTTTCTTCGAATTTGGACTCTGAACACTTGAATCTCAGTTGGGTTTCTTCTGTTTTGTGCAATTGGGGTCGTTTTTTCAATtgggtaattttggtttttgtacTCTGTTTCTTTGTTTGATGATGAATTGATAATTTGGATTACTGATTTTGCTTTTGGATTTCGATTTTGGAAAGTTCAGGCAGAATTCAGTAGCTTTTTCAATTTTGGGTTTCGATTATGGAAAGTTTATGCAGAACTCAGTAGCTTTTCCAATTGTTCATTAAGTtcagttcttttctttttagatTTCTGAGTAAAAGTGAGAtctttctatttttgttttcaaaaggaAGAGTTTTGACACATGAGTGCAACTTTAAAGTCAACATTTGGTTGAAGAATTATGCTTTAGGGGTTTCAGTTTGTGGTTTTATCATTGTTTAAGAGTGCCTTCTTGGTGAATGTTTCGGGGAAAGTAATTTGGTCGGAGATGCATggatttttttagattttttttttttaattctgtGCACCTTGACAAAGTTTGTACCTGGATTTTGTGAATAGGATCCTGAACTTATGGTAGACGTGATGTCATCTAGCAGTTCTGCCCAGCCAAACGGACCATCTGCCTCGTCCCGGACGACAAATGACCAAACTCAGCCCCGTAGCGCAGGTTGGGATGCTTTCATTTTTCGGTACAAAAATTTGGATATACCAAAATTGCTGTTTCCTttaaaagaaatgaaatttaTCTCAAAATAAAACTGTAGTTGCTTTCAGTAGCCTGGAATTTGTTGATTATAGTTAATTGACCTTGAATtggtgtttgtaggttcaactCCCAGAACTCCAGGGACACCAGCAGCAGCTCCTCCAACTTCTCTGCGTTGGGATCGAAAAACCATTCAGTTTTCTGTAAACGCTTGGGTACTGTCAAGTCTACTCATGCATTGATAGAATcagatttgtttttattttcgcATCTGTCTGTCAAACTCTTTCCTTATAAGGCGTATGATGTTTATAAATCAGCCTGATTTTGAAGAAATGTTGGGACTTCTTGTAGTTTTTCTTTGTTATTGACCTTCACAGTTTATCTTGTTCCCTTCAACCATGTTCTCTATGGACAATCTCAATAAACAGTTTTCTGTAGGTTAGAGtttatgttttacttttgaCTCTATGGTTTTTCAAATGCAACTGAACTGCTGTAATGTTATTCTTGGCCAGTTGGGCAAGGGTCCTTCTCTATGACAAATATGTGTGCTTCTTTTGAATCCAAAACTTGCTGTTAACAATGGCGTCTTGCTAAGTTCTGCTTACATTTTAATATATGTCTGTTGTTATTGATTCCTTTTGTATGTCTTTCTTCCCTGCAGGTGTTTCTTGTGGCTGTGTTTGCAATTTTCCCACTGGTGCCTAGAAACCTTTCACATAGGGCATATCGGCTTTCCTTTATGGGCACTGCATGTTCATCTCTGTATTCCTTGTACTCACTCTACGGGGTAAATCTACTTTCTCAGATTCAATCACATGCTTTCTTATTTCATTAACTTGGATGTGCTGTCCTTGTTCATATTTGATTAACACACCCTTTACTTTTCAGAAACCAAGGGCTTGGAACTTGCAGGCTTTTCAAGTGTACTTTCAGTCAATTATCATGACCAAGGATTTTATCTACTTGATGTACTGCCTTACCTTTGTCACATCACACCTTTGCCTAAAATGTTAGCATTCCATAATCCTCAAGTTTTGTCTTCTCTTTTCTTATATGTTTTCGAACTAAGTCGGACTCATGTTCTTGGCATGTCGAGTCTAATGATGTGATGTTTATTGCAGTCGCACTGATTCCCATTCTGTGTCGGGCTCTTGAGCACGTTGCCAAGTTCCTTAGGCGCAATTTTAGTCAATCCTCCTTGTACAGGTAAAAGAGTTGATGTTCAATAATGTTGCTTTATATTTACTTGTGTTAGATACCTGCTCCCATGGGGATAGTAGTATTTCATTTTAACCTCTGTTATTTGCATCCAATTTTACGACGCTGTGAATTGCTAATTCTGATGCTGGGCATCAGGATAGTTTTCAAGATTTTTGGAGCGCATTTACTTTTGGTTTGATGTTCGGTCCAATCTAAATGAATAGTACCTTACCAGCATTGAGTTTAAATCTACCTGTTTTCTTTACTGAGCGATATCTTTTCTTCTGCCATGGTGAACAGGAAGTACCTGGAAAGGCTTTGTGTTTGGGTGGAGTCAAATACAACTACCCTCAGCATACTTTCTTCACATGCTGAGATCGGAGTTGGCTTCCTTCTGATTATTTCATTGTTCTCGTAAGTTGCTTTGAACCATATTCTGTGCTGCATTTTTCTAGTCACGGACACATTCTTATTCCATTGTCATTATGCTTTTCACTTCTAgcatttcttaatttgtgatgTATTTTGGTAGGTGGCAACGCAACATTGTACAGGCATTCATGTACTGGCAGGTGCGTTTCCGTTCTTTTCTTATCATTATGGAGCGGCATCTGTGTTCCTGAAGCTAAATTGTTTCAATTATGTTGAACACGCACGCCACAAACACACAAATGGATAAAAGCACTTGAAACTATGCACCGAGTCGGTGCCCCTTGCAAACATTATTCTTCTTATTAATTATAGAGATGGAGATATCATTTTCTGCAAGCGTAGGCTCACTCGACAAGTAATTTTTTGTCAGTTTAGGTCAAGAtcttggtaatttttggagtcgAGAAGTGCATTAGTGATGTAAAAAGTTGATTTCAATACGTTCATTTTTCGCGAATATCTCAAACTCATAGCAGAGCCTAATGAGTTTCGTCTGTAATACCTTTTACAGCTATTGAAGCTCATGTATCATGCCCCAGTGACTGCTAACTACCATCTGAGCGTGTGGACCAAGATCGGAAGGATAGTTCATCCTCTCATCCACCGCTACACCCCGTTCTTGGGAACTCCCCTCTCTGCTGTCCAGAGATGGTGGTTGCGGTAGAGGTAGAGAATCAGAGACTCGGCGTTCTTGGGAACTCCCCTCTCTGCTGTCCAGAGTTGGTCGTTGCAGTAGAGGTAGAGAATCAGAGActcggaagaagaagatgagattGGAGAAGGACGTCGATGGAAATTCGCTTGAATTCTTGTTAGCTAAAAGAAAAAACCGACGTCTGATATACTGAATTTGTCGAAACTCATTTGGATTGCAGATGGATAAAAAGTATATCGAGTTATTTTTCTCAAGTGGATTTTATTCATCCAAATGCCGATTCTGATGGACTACAAACTCTTTTTACCAATTACCATATAGATTTCGCCCAAGTACGATATCTATGATGTTTCAGAGTATATGACGATATCTAAAGATTTTTAACAGTTACATACTAATATTgtgtttttttatgaaaataatcTACCAGTTAAATTGCTCGAAGTATCCAATATTTCGAAGCACCGTAAAAAATCTCTAATTTTAGATGTGGAGTAACATAGGCTAAAGCGAAGTGTTCTTTCCCTTTTAATATTGCgtctacataaaaaaaaatcgaatctTAATCTATTGAGAGAATATTTTTTCAATGAAATTTATATGCGAACAtcttttttttgaaaatattaTCTTATCTTATATGAAAGAGATTTTTTCCGGATCTCTTTCCTATCATGGATGTCAGAATTAAATGAGAGATGCTACCCAAAGGAATAAATGGCgtggaaaataaaatgaatgagcAGAAATGGTGGCctgaatatttattttttttaaatgcaattttaatttttaatttctggTAGCTTCAGGTTCCACGGTTCTGGAGAAATCTTCCGGGAGCTTCAAAATTAACGGTTTAACGGTAAATAGTAAAAGTAATGTCCGCCGAAA
This window harbors:
- the LOC126583020 gene encoding cinnamoyl-CoA reductase-like SNL6 — protein: MAMEEMEVPKHLMSSSGEEHKICVKNAFSCSLDARDRRLVCVTSGNSHLGSNIVRALLARGYLVRVTIQNEVDFEDMKKLMRGEEISQLECVVVAKMGDLNSLCDAFRGCHAIFHTSSFIDPHGISGYSEKMAFLETEGARNVIEACGRAAYAKRCIFTSSLLAAIWTGENYEEKKIIDEYSWTNVDFCRENKLWLALGKTTAEMACWRKSKEMKVNLVTVCPGLLMDASHPNAHISTSIPYLKGGKAMFKHGRLAVEDVKKAAEAHVCVYEAMDHGAGGRYLSFGKVVTKMAEAIELENGLKIHGLLSGEGLEDLGEETDEEVQSMLSNAKLARLIGASQKLSCK
- the LOC126583021 gene encoding uncharacterized protein LOC126583021, whose amino-acid sequence is MGGEREDPQQLKRAAAAAYDYENDPRWADYWSNILIPPHMSSRSDVVDHFKRKFYQRFIDPELMVDVMSSSSSAQPNGPSASSRTTNDQTQPRSAGSTPRTPGTPAAAPPTSLRWDRKTIQFSVNAWVFLVAVFAIFPLVPRNLSHRAYRLSFMGTACSSLYSLYSLYGKPRAWNLQAFQVYFQSIIMTKDFIYLMYCLTFVTSHLCLKFALIPILCRALEHVAKFLRRNFSQSSLYRKYLERLCVWVESNTTTLSILSSHAEIGVGFLLIISLFSWQRNIVQAFMYWQLLKLMYHAPVTANYHLSVWTKIGRIVHPLIHRYTPFLGTPLSAVQRWWLR